The following nucleotide sequence is from Halococcus saccharolyticus DSM 5350.
GCGGCGCAGTTCGGCAACTTCGTTCGGAAGGCAGATCGTGCCAGTTCAAGGAGTATCGAGGCACAGAACTATATTCAACGTGCCGATAGCTCCACGTGATGGCGGATACGATCCTTCTTGGAATTGCTGGCGTGGTGATTTTCCAGTTCATCCTCGGGCTTTTCATCTACATGGACGCCAATCGGCGCGAGCTCGATCATTCTGGAATGTATTTTTATGGAGTCTCGATCCCGATTGTCGGATTCCTTATCCTTGCAGCGTATCTCTCGCGCCGCGAGGAGTTGCCGACCCAGGATTTCGCCCCACCAACGGCAACCGAAACAGCAACCGACGGGGTCTGGACCATCGAAAACCGAGGGCTTCGCCGACTTCCCCGCCGACTCGTGTACACCATCCAGGACGGACAAACACTCTGGCGGGTGGCAGTCACCGGTCCGCCGATCCTGTTGACGCTCTCCGCCCTTGTGGATGCACGCATTGCCACCGCGTTGTCCGGGTTCTGCTGTCTGTTCTGGCTGACGTATTTGGGCACCGCCAATGCGTTCACCGACACGACCATCCGACTCGATCCGGCGGACGGCACGATTCAGATGACGTGGCGGGGCGGAGACCATCCACTCTCACCGAGCGGTTCCGAACAGGAGGTCGATCTCGCCGGCGTCCAGCGAGTGGAACTCCGTCGCGTCGGTACGCAACCGCTGGCCATACTCCGGTACGAAGCCCGATTTTCCGTCAAGCCGAGAGCGGTTCTCGTTCCCGCCAGCCAGTTGGATGTCCTTCGAGAGCTGTTCGCCTCTCACGACATCCCGATTCGTGATCGCATCGAAGAAGGGACCAGCAAAGCCGTCGTCCGGCGACGGAACGCGGAGGGGCTGATCTCCCTCGTCATCATCCCGTTCGGTGCCGGAGTCGTCTGGCCGCAGTTCTTTTTCATAGGGCCGGTGGTAGCTCTCGCGTTCTTCATCGCACTGTGGCTCGTAGTGAAATGGTCCGTCGGCATGTTCGACCGCATCCGATCCCTCCTCACAGCGTTCTCTGATCAATACTGACGACTGAATCGTAGGCTCCGGAGACTGATCGTGTCTCCGAACGTCTTCGCACACTTCCCACATGCATATGTATGAACAGTGCTACTGGTTCGGTATGAGCACCCCTACCGACGACGTCGGGTCGATCTCGCTCCGGCGCGCGGACTTCCTCGCCGTGCTCTGGGCTGCGATGGGTATTTTCTGGCTGGTGAGCGCACTCGGAGACGGACTTCCAGCCAAACTGCTCTCGGCCGACACATTCTTTATCGCCAATGGAATCTTCATGTTCGGGATAGCAGTGTACTATCGCCGCCGGCCCGATTCCGTCCGCCGAGGACACGAACCGACTCCGACGTCGTGGCTCGTCCTTGGCGGTGCGGTGATCGGCGTGCTCGCACTCTTCTTCGTCGTGGTGGTGGCAGTCCAGGCTGGAATCTGAACGGATCGAACGCCTACTGCTCTCCCGCGTGCTCGGAGCCGTCAGCCCCGTCCACGACGGCGGTGGCCTCGACTTCCACAAGCAGGTCGGGATCGATCAGCCGCGCGACCTCGACCATGCTGGTCGCGGGGCGAACGTCGCCGAAGACTTCTCGATGAGCTGCACCGATCGCTTCCCAGTCGTCGATATCGGTGACGTACAGCCGAGTGCGAACCACGTCCCCGATCGCCGCATCCGCGTCTTCGAGCGCACGCTCGACGTTCGAGAGCGCGTGGACGGTCTGTTCGTACGGATCATCAACACCGACGATCGCGCCGTTCTCGTCGGTAGCGGTCGTCCCCGAGACATGAATCTGGGGTCCGGCACGCACGGCGCGCGAGTAGCCCACCTGCGATTCCCACTCGGTACCGGTCGAGACGTGCTCGCGGTTCATCATACCGCCCATCCGGCAGGCAGGAACAAAAGTATCGCAGCGTCACCGCTGCAACGACATCGATCGAGGCCTCGCTGGTGCGATCGTATTGCAGGCATTTGCAAACGATAGGTACATGATGGCATACAACATATCAGTTGGTATGACCAGGGCCGACGATCTCAGACGGGAACGCGACGCCGAGAATCGAGATCAGGATCGGTACGCGTGCGAGAACTGTGGACTGGCGCTGGAGACCGAAGACGCGTGTCCGGAGTGTGGCAGCACCAGTATCGTACCGATGGCGGAGATCATCAACCCGGAGTTCAGGGAGTGAGACGGCCGCAGAAATCGCGACAGAGAAGCGTTATCCGTCGAGGAGACCAAGATCGTCGAGTCGGTCGGTGATCTTGTCGACCGCGTGTTCAGCGTCGGCGGGCTCCTTCCCACCAGTGATGACGAGCTTGCCCGAGCCGAAGAGCAGGGCGACCACTTCGGGGTCGTCGAGCCGGTAGACGAGACCGGGGAACTGTTCGGGTTCGTACTCGATGTTCTCGAGACCGAGGCCGATCGCGATCGCGTTCAGATTGAGGGTTTTCTGGAGATCGGCGCTCGTGACGATGTTCTGGACCACGATCTCGGGGTCGTCCTCGACACGGATTTCGAGGTCGCGGAGCTTGTCGAAGACGATCTCCAGACTCTCGTGGACGTCGGCGGTGCTTTTCGCCCCGGTGCAGACGATCTTGCCCGACCGGAAGATCAGCGCGGCGGATTTGGGCTCCTGGGTTCGATAAACCAGGCCGGGGAACTGTTCGGGGTCGTAGTCAGCCCCTTCGAGGTCCATCGCCACGCTCTGGAGATCGAGCTCCTGGCCGATACCCGTCGACGCCACAACGTTCTCGATGTTGATCGTCTCCTTGGGGTCTTGGGCAGACATGACTCGTCTTAAAGCTCGTATTTAAGGCTTATAAAGATTGGTGTCGCAGCCTGATAGGTCGTGGTGACGACCGCTCCGCCGATCAACAGCGTCATACTCTACACCGACCCAGCTTCGCGCGTGTACGTGTTCGAACTCGGCGGGGAGGACGACGCGTTCGCCGCCCGCGAGGCAGCGAGCGCGGCGACCGATGTCGAGGTCGTCGCGCCGGGACTCGCGCTCGCCTGCGAGGTCGAACACGAACGGGTCCGAACGCTCGCGTACACTCACCGGGCGAGTCGGCTGATCGGTCGAACCAACGCCACCGTTTCGGACGCCACGGCACTCCTCGGCGACGCGGCGCTCGACGTCGAAGGAACGGTCGCGGTCCGGGCGCGCGACGTGCGCCGCACGACCGGGATCGACACCCCGACCGTCGAACGACGCCTCGGTGGCGTACTCACCGACCGGGGGTTCGCGGTCGATCTCGACGACCCCGATCACGAGCTCCGGGCGCTGTTCGCGGACGGGACCTGCGTACTCGGGTGGCTCGTCACGGAGAGCGTCCGGGACTTCGGCCCGCGCAAACCCACCAAGAAACCCTTCTTCAAACCCGGGTCGATGGACCCGTTGCTCGCACGCGCCCTCGTCAACATCGCGGGCGCGCGGTCCGGACATCGGCTCGTCGATCCGATGTGCGGCACAGGAGGTATCCTCGTCGAGGCGGGGCTCGTCGGGGCGTGCGTCGTCGGCTTCGACACCCAGGCGACGATGGCCCGCGGCGCGGCGCGAAATCTCACACACTACCTCGACGGCGAAGGTGGTCCCGGATTCGCTACCGCGCAATCCGACGCGACCAGACTGCCGCTGTGTGACGACGCGGCCGACGCCGTCGTGTTCGACGCACCGTACGGCCGCCAGTCGAAGATCGAGGGCGATCTCGATGGCGTGGTGGCCGGTGCGCTCACGGAAGCACGGCGGATCGCCGACCGGGCCGTGGTGGTCGGCGATCAGCCGTGGACGACTGCGGCGCGCGAGGCGGACTGGAACGTCGAGGCAACCTTCGAACGACGGGTCCACCGCTCGCTGGTGCGCCACATTGCGATCCTCGGCTGAGGCGCAGATCGCCGGTCTCGAACCCTACTCGCGGCGCATCTCGGCACGCTGGCCTTTCTCGATCGACGCGCCGACCGTGTTCCCCCACTCGACCCACGAGCCGTAGTAGTTGCGAACGTCGTCGTAACCGAGGAGTTCGCTGAGGACGAACCACGTCAGCGCCGAGCGTTCGCCGATCCGACAGTAGGTGATGACCTCGGTCTCCGGATCGAGGCCTGCCTCCTGGTACAGCTCTCGGAGCTCCGTCGCGGGTTTGAAACAGCCGTCGTCGTCGACGACCTGGCTCCACGGGACGTTCACCGCCCCCGGGATGTGGCCGCCGCGCTGAACGCCCTCGTTCCAGCCTGGCGGAGCGAGGATCTCGCCGCGGTACTCCTCGGGGGTGCGAACGTCGACGAGCGGGACGCCACGACCCATCGCGTCCTCGACGTCCGGCCGGTCCGCTCTGACAGCACCGTTCGTCGCCGTCACCTCGTACGATCGACCGGTGAAGCGGGCCACGTCGGTCGTTACTGGCAGATCACGCGCCCGCCAGCGATCACGGCCGCCGTCGAGCAGGCGAACGTCGTCGTGGCCGTAGTAGACGAACAGCCAGTAGGCGTAGGCGGCGAACCAGTTCATCATGTCGCCGTAGATGACGACCGTCGAGTCAGCGGTGATGGCGGCGTCGCCGAGCAGTCGTTCGAAATCGGTCCGCGTCGGGACGTCGAAGGTCGTGGCATCCTGGAGGTCGCGCTCCCAGTCGATCTTCGTCGCTCCCGGCACGTGGCCCGCGTCGTAGTTGCTCGGATCGATGTCGACCTCTAGCAGCCGAAGCGATGGGTCGTCGCGCTCGAACGCAGCGAGTCGCTCGTCCACCCACGCGGTCGAAACGAGCACGTCGTTCGCGTAGTCGCTCATCCGGTGAGCCACCTCGTATCGCGAGACGCATTAACCTCGTGGCGTCGGGTAGTTGCCCGGTTCGACCGCCGCCATCGAGGGCTCACTCGCTCGTCTCCCGGTCTCGGAGCCATCGATCGTCGGTCGCGTCCCCGACGCACCGACGCGCGAGCCGGGTTTCGGCCTGTCGGAGCCGATAGGAGAGCGTCGACCGCGGCACCGAGAGCTCGTCGGCGAGGTCGTCGAGGGTCGTCGCCCGTGGTGTCTCGTAGTACCCGCCCTCGACGGCGGCGCGCAACGCCGTCCGCTGCTCGTCCGGCATCGAGAGCGTCGTGAGCGAGTCGCGTTGCCAGCCGTCGGCGTCACGGAGATGCCCCATCCGAAAGGAGAGCCCATCGCGGAGGCGCGCGCCGATCTCGTCGTAGAGCACCCCCACCCTCGCGTCCGAGCGCATCAACACCCGCCACTGGTGACGCGAGCCCTGACGGCGGGTTTCGAAGACCAGCCCCGACGGGAGATGTTTGCCGGCGAGCGTATGAACCGACTCGCACTCCGCGATGTCTTCGAGATACGTGTAGATCACGAGCTCGTCGGCGGATCGTTCGAGCACGTCGTGATACCGGGCCGCCTCACAGTCCCGTTCCGTGATCGACTCCCCACATTTCGTCCCGTCGAAACGAACGTCCTCGATCCGATCGAGCGCACGCTCCGGCCCGGAGATCCGTTCGATCCGCCAGAACCGATCCTCGGTCACGAAGCCGTCGAGCGAGTGCGCCACGACCGACGGCCACTCGATACAGACGTCCATGATGGGGTCGGCTCCAGCGTCGTAGTCGATAGCGAACGTGAACTCCCGCACTCGTGGAGACGAGTTGGCGCTCGACAAAAGGGTGCCGTCCGTGGACGGTCGAGAGACAGCCAGGGGTGGGACTCAGAACAGTCCGTTGACCACCAACAGGACAGTAGTGCTGACGACGACCAGTCCGACGAGCACCACGAGGACTGGCCGGTAGCCGGTCGAGCGGAGTTCGTCGACATCGATTTCGAGTCCGAGTCCCGCGAACGCGAGCATGAACGCCCAGTCGGCGGCGTGCGAGAGCGACGTGATCGCGGAATCGCCGAGGAGGCCGAGGTTGGCGACGAGCATCACCCCCAGAAACCCGAGGACGAACTTCGGAAACGTCGCCCAGAGGTGAGTCGCTCCACCGGCAACGCTTTCGGCGGCTCCCGATCCCTCCGTCCGTCGGGCGTAGTGGAGTGCGTAGCCGATGGCGGCGAGCCCGATCAGCGCGTTTCGGGTGAGTTTGACGAGCAGTGCCCACTCGCCGGCAGCCTCGGAGAACGCGAACCCGGCAGCGGTCACGGGCCCGGTGCTGAACATCGTCAGCCCGGCCCAGATGCCGAAGACGGTATCGGAGAGCTGGAGCGCGTGGCCGACCAGCGGGTAGACGAACAGCGTCGCCGCGTCGAACAGCAACACCGTGGCGGCGGCGTAGGCGATCCGGGTTTCGTCGGCGTCGATGCTTTCGGCGATGGCGACGACCGCCGACACGCCACAGATGCTCGATCCCGCGGCGAGCAGCGATCCGGTCTCCTCGTGGATAGCGAACACCGCGCGGGCGAGCACTTCGACGACCACGAGGGTCGCGAGAACGGTGCTGACAACGAGTAACAGGATGCGAGGCCCGGCGGCGAGAACGCGATCGAGCGCGACGCTCGCGCCCATCACCACGATACCGGTTTCGAGCCAGACGGTGTGGGTCCCGACGCCCGGCTGTGTCCACGAAGGGACGCCGTAGGTGTTGGCAACGACGATTCCGATGACGATCGTCACGATGAGATAGTTCGCCGAAGGCACCACCGATGCGACGGTACGGGCGGCGAGGCCGATCGCAACGAGCGCCAGGAGTCCCGGCAGCAGCCGTCGTATTCGCCTTACCACGGAATCGACACTCCCGCTCGGACGATCACGACGAGAACCCAGCCGAGAACGACGGCCTGCCAACCGCTATCGAGGCCGGTCCACCATCCCGCGACGCCGGCGATCGCCGGCACGCTATCGTCCATCGTGTCTCCAGGTCAGCCAGGGACGGTCATACGCGTTCGTTCGTCGTGCGACAAGGTTGGCGCACGACGAACTGCAGGTTGTGGATGAGCCGATCGAGAGAAGATGGCGGGACGTATCGCCACGGACTACCGATCGAGTTCGGCGAGTAGGTGCGAGAGATGAAGTCGGTCGTTGGTGCCCTCCGCGAGATCCATATCGATCTCGCCCGCGATTCGGTGGAGCGCGGCGGCGTCCGGACCCACCGACCGTGATCGTGCGACACGGAGGAGTTCGGCGAGGACCTCGCCGCCGTCCATCCCCTCGTCGACGAGCAGGTCGTCGAGGGTCGACCGGGCGTCGGTGAACTCGCCGTCGGCGGCCTCGGTGATCATCGACTCGATCCGGTCGTCGCGGCCAACGGAACCGAGCGCGTCGTAGGCGGCCTCCATCGTGATCTCGCCGACATCCTCGGCGGTGGTCTGTGCCCCCAAAATCGCCCGCCGGAGATCGCCGTCGGCGGAGGCAGCGACATATTCGAGACCGTCCGCGTCGTGAGTCACATCCTCGCTCGCGACGATCCGTTCGAGGACGCCCACGATCTCGTCGGTGGTCGGCGCGCGCATCGCGATCGAAAAGCACCGCGAGCGGATCGGCGGAATCAGTTTCGAGGGCTGGCGTGTCGCGATGACGAACTGCGTCGTCCGGTGGTGGCGCTCCATCACCCGCCGGAGCGCCTGCTGGAAGTCCTCACGGATCCCTTCGGCGTTATCGAGGAGCACTGTTTTGTATCCGCCAGCCACCGGCGCGTAGCTCGCCGACTCCGAGAGCACGTGTTTGATGAGATCGGCCTTCGAGGAGTTGCGCCGGCGCTTCGGCGTGATGAACGACGAAAATCGGGGGTCATCGCTCACTTCCTTTTTCGTCCGGCCGAAGACATCGGCGACGTTCAGTTCCACGAGATCGTTGTCGGGATCGGCGTGCGTTTGCTCGGCGAGCGCGCGCACCGCGGCGGTCTTGCCCGCACCCGGTGGTCCGTGGAGGATCAGGTTCAGCGGTTCGTCGATCGCGCGCTCCAGCGATTCCCGGACCGAAGATTGGGGAAGATCGGCGAGCGCCGGCGCGTGCGTGTCGGTCCACAGCGGCCCGTCCATCGATGAGTGGTCGGGACGCCACGAAGATGAATCGGTCGGTCGTGGGCCGGGTCGCCGATTACTGCCCGGTGACCGCGACGAGCACCACGAAGACGGCGAAGACGAGTGCGAGCACCGGGAACAGCGGGTTGTCGAGGATGCCCTCACGGCCGTCGCTCCCGCCGCCGTAGGCGGTGGTCTCGTGGTCCGATCCGCTCGCAGGATCGGGAGTCGACGTGGCTGGTTCGGTCGCCTCAGTCGTCTGGGTCGTGGTTGGTGTCGGTGTGTCCGGTGTCGGCGTGGTCGACGATGGCTGTGGGGCGGTCGTAGTGGATTCGACTGGTGTCGTCTGCTGCGTTCCGTTCTCGGTCGTCGGCTGGGTGGTGACGTTCCCCGATGGCGTCTCGGTCGTGTCCGGCGCTTCGATGGTGACGACGCCCGAGTCGTTCACCGTCCCATCGTCGGTGTACGGTTCGTCCTCGCTCCCGTTGGAAGGCACGTACTGGAACTCGCGGTCACCATCGGAGTCGCTGTAGGCGGCCGCGCTGAGACGCACGCTCCGATCCTGTGCCGTGGCGTTCAGGCCGGAATCGTCGCTACTGACCGGGACGGTGACGTTCGTGTAGCTGCCGGGTTCGAGGTAGTCGGTGGCCCCGATCGCACTCTCGGTTGCGTTCGAGTCGTTGTACAGACTCCGATGCACCCCGACGTAGCCGCCCTCGGGGAGCGTGACCGGCCCGACGGTGACGGTCGAGCCGTTCGTGGTTTGATTCGGAAACGCGAGCGTCGCGTTCGTCGGCCGTTCATCGGGCGGAACCGTCACGCGGACGCGCTCGGCGACCGGCGATCCGTTCGCGGTGTACGACCCGTCGGTATCAGCCGCAACCAGCCCGTCGAACCGGTCGTCGCCGTCGGTGTCGCGGTGGAGCGTGGCGACCAGCGTCGTGTTCGTGCCGAGACGGCTCACGTTCGCGTCGGCCCCGGGAACGCCGCGCAGCGTCACCCGTCCCTCGTGGGTGCCAGCACTGAGCGGCAGGCTCACCCCGACGACCGAACCGTTCGGCCCGGCCGCTTCGAGCAGGACGAACCCACCGTCGGGGAGGGTAGCGGCTTCGATAGCAATCGACCGGCCGTCACGCGTCTGGTTCGCGACGGTGATCGAGGCGTTCGTCGTTGCATTCGTATCGTCGGCTTGCAACGCTACTCCGTCGGCCGAAATCGCAGGCACGCTCCCGGCAACTCCCGTCGTCATCGCGAGGGCTGCCGCTGCGAGTACGGCGAGCAGGAGGGCGCTGCGTCGTCGAATCGAAGTCATGCGAACAGCTCCGCCGGGGCGAACGCCGCGTGGCGGGCGGTCGCCCTCGTCAGCGTCATCAGTTCTGGAACGAGAGGGACGGTTAAAAGCCCGACGATGTGCCCGACGGGCGTCAGCCATCCGGATTACGCGGACTATGCGAACCCGTTCGGTGGCGGTCGTCGCGGTCGGTGAATGGTCATTGATCCCGCTGTCGCGTGCGGCACCGACGACCGACAGTCATTCGCCTCACAGTATCACCCGATAGTATAAGCACACGACACGCGGAGTCGGCGGCGTGACCACCCCGCTGTTCGGCGTCTACACCGACCCGGATCGGATGGCCGTCATCGAACGGATGGAGCAGTGGCTCGGCACGTCCCACGCGATCCAGACGGTGTTCGCGCCGTGGAGTCCGGGTGTCATCGACGAGCTGTTCGATCGAATCCTCCCGTCGATCTGGGCGGCGGGTCGCGTCCCCCTCCTCACGTGGGAGCCGTTCACTCCGACGCCCGACGCGACACCAACGGATATCGCGGCCCGAATCATCGCTGGGGAGTACGACGAGTATCTCGACCGGTGGGCCGACCGGCTGGCCGCGTGGCTCGCCGGTCCCGACGGCGAACTGGGCACTACCGACGATCGACGGCTGTATCTCCGACTCGCCCACGAGATGAACGGCGACTGGTATCCCTGGAGTCCGACCGTCGGCGAAAACAGTAGCCGAACGACGGACGCTCCGTCGACGTACCGCAAAATGTGGCGACACGTTCACGATCGCATCGAGCGAGGGGGTATCGAGAACACGCATTGCCAGTGGCTCTGGTGTGTCAACCACGTCGACGTGGGCGGGGTGTCGATGGAGGACTGTTATCCGGGCGACGCGTTCGTCGACTGGCTCGGCGTCGACGGGTTC
It contains:
- a CDS encoding RidA family protein yields the protein MNREHVSTGTEWESQVGYSRAVRAGPQIHVSGTTATDENGAIVGVDDPYEQTVHALSNVERALEDADAAIGDVVRTRLYVTDIDDWEAIGAAHREVFGDVRPATSMVEVARLIDPDLLVEVEATAVVDGADGSEHAGEQ
- a CDS encoding TATA-box-binding protein, whose protein sequence is MSAQDPKETINIENVVASTGIGQELDLQSVAMDLEGADYDPEQFPGLVYRTQEPKSAALIFRSGKIVCTGAKSTADVHESLEIVFDKLRDLEIRVEDDPEIVVQNIVTSADLQKTLNLNAIAIGLGLENIEYEPEQFPGLVYRLDDPEVVALLFGSGKLVITGGKEPADAEHAVDKITDRLDDLGLLDG
- a CDS encoding RNA methyltransferase, which encodes MYVFELGGEDDAFAAREAASAATDVEVVAPGLALACEVEHERVRTLAYTHRASRLIGRTNATVSDATALLGDAALDVEGTVAVRARDVRRTTGIDTPTVERRLGGVLTDRGFAVDLDDPDHELRALFADGTCVLGWLVTESVRDFGPRKPTKKPFFKPGSMDPLLARALVNIAGARSGHRLVDPMCGTGGILVEAGLVGACVVGFDTQATMARGAARNLTHYLDGEGGPGFATAQSDATRLPLCDDAADAVVFDAPYGRQSKIEGDLDGVVAGALTEARRIADRAVVVGDQPWTTAAREADWNVEATFERRVHRSLVRHIAILG
- a CDS encoding sulfurtransferase — its product is MSDYANDVLVSTAWVDERLAAFERDDPSLRLLEVDIDPSNYDAGHVPGATKIDWERDLQDATTFDVPTRTDFERLLGDAAITADSTVVIYGDMMNWFAAYAYWLFVYYGHDDVRLLDGGRDRWRARDLPVTTDVARFTGRSYEVTATNGAVRADRPDVEDAMGRGVPLVDVRTPEEYRGEILAPPGWNEGVQRGGHIPGAVNVPWSQVVDDDGCFKPATELRELYQEAGLDPETEVITYCRIGERSALTWFVLSELLGYDDVRNYYGSWVEWGNTVGASIEKGQRAEMRRE
- a CDS encoding helix-turn-helix domain-containing protein, yielding MREFTFAIDYDAGADPIMDVCIEWPSVVAHSLDGFVTEDRFWRIERISGPERALDRIEDVRFDGTKCGESITERDCEAARYHDVLERSADELVIYTYLEDIAECESVHTLAGKHLPSGLVFETRRQGSRHQWRVLMRSDARVGVLYDEIGARLRDGLSFRMGHLRDADGWQRDSLTTLSMPDEQRTALRAAVEGGYYETPRATTLDDLADELSVPRSTLSYRLRQAETRLARRCVGDATDDRWLRDRETSE
- a CDS encoding YeiH family protein, yielding MVRRIRRLLPGLLALVAIGLAARTVASVVPSANYLIVTIVIGIVVANTYGVPSWTQPGVGTHTVWLETGIVVMGASVALDRVLAAGPRILLLVVSTVLATLVVVEVLARAVFAIHEETGSLLAAGSSICGVSAVVAIAESIDADETRIAYAAATVLLFDAATLFVYPLVGHALQLSDTVFGIWAGLTMFSTGPVTAAGFAFSEAAGEWALLVKLTRNALIGLAAIGYALHYARRTEGSGAAESVAGGATHLWATFPKFVLGFLGVMLVANLGLLGDSAITSLSHAADWAFMLAFAGLGLEIDVDELRSTGYRPVLVVLVGLVVVSTTVLLVVNGLF
- a CDS encoding AAA family ATPase; this encodes MDGPLWTDTHAPALADLPQSSVRESLERAIDEPLNLILHGPPGAGKTAAVRALAEQTHADPDNDLVELNVADVFGRTKKEVSDDPRFSSFITPKRRRNSSKADLIKHVLSESASYAPVAGGYKTVLLDNAEGIREDFQQALRRVMERHHRTTQFVIATRQPSKLIPPIRSRCFSIAMRAPTTDEIVGVLERIVASEDVTHDADGLEYVAASADGDLRRAILGAQTTAEDVGEITMEAAYDALGSVGRDDRIESMITEAADGEFTDARSTLDDLLVDEGMDGGEVLAELLRVARSRSVGPDAAALHRIAGEIDMDLAEGTNDRLHLSHLLAELDR
- a CDS encoding DUF7282 domain-containing protein, encoding MTSIRRRSALLLAVLAAAALAMTTGVAGSVPAISADGVALQADDTNATTNASITVANQTRDGRSIAIEAATLPDGGFVLLEAAGPNGSVVGVSLPLSAGTHEGRVTLRGVPGADANVSRLGTNTTLVATLHRDTDGDDRFDGLVAADTDGSYTANGSPVAERVRVTVPPDERPTNATLAFPNQTTNGSTVTVGPVTLPEGGYVGVHRSLYNDSNATESAIGATDYLEPGSYTNVTVPVSSDDSGLNATAQDRSVRLSAAAYSDSDGDREFQYVPSNGSEDEPYTDDGTVNDSGVVTIEAPDTTETPSGNVTTQPTTENGTQQTTPVESTTTAPQPSSTTPTPDTPTPTTTQTTEATEPATSTPDPASGSDHETTAYGGGSDGREGILDNPLFPVLALVFAVFVVLVAVTGQ
- a CDS encoding glycoside hydrolase family 26 protein, producing MTTPLFGVYTDPDRMAVIERMEQWLGTSHAIQTVFAPWSPGVIDELFDRILPSIWAAGRVPLLTWEPFTPTPDATPTDIAARIIAGEYDEYLDRWADRLAAWLAGPDGELGTTDDRRLYLRLAHEMNGDWYPWSPTVGENSSRTTDAPSTYRKMWRHVHDRIERGGIENTHCQWLWCVNHVDVGGVSMEDCYPGDAFVDWLGVDGFNWGDSREWSAWHSPAAVFDDAIDRLTQLADNPIAVPEFASTSLTANGHDPARKAAWIRAAYGYLDDAGVALACWFNEDKETDWAVFGGERGTERVAGEPSHEAYATYRAALVNDNRAEPPRSRIVSDAAFLGRG